Proteins from one Listeria weihenstephanensis genomic window:
- a CDS encoding immunoglobulin-like domain-containing protein, producing the protein MNFYDAKSRLLTSKTLKIEALYADDIKTADLKLTDTNIKGSLTGHIKQIAISVNGKMHYGGTISADGTYKFYALDKKIKADDVVVLYGYGPDNKKLAEKKVTISE; encoded by the coding sequence ATGAATTTTTATGATGCGAAAAGCAGATTATTAACATCCAAAACGCTGAAAATCGAAGCCCTCTATGCAGACGATATCAAAACCGCCGATTTGAAGCTGACAGATACAAATATCAAGGGATCGCTGACTGGTCATATCAAGCAGATAGCAATTTCAGTTAACGGAAAAATGCATTACGGTGGAACGATTTCGGCGGATGGCACTTACAAATTCTACGCCTTAGACAAGAAAATTAAAGCTGACGATGTAGTGGTGCTTTATGGTTATGGCCCAGATAATAAGAAATTAGCGGAAAAAAAAGTAACCATTTCAGAGTAG
- a CDS encoding DUF4352 domain-containing protein, producing the protein MKKIIMTILATLLLSVVLVGCGNSEETDLNKALGAKEMTVTPTKVTREKAATDRKRILKIEVKVKNNTEKPIGIGAGNFALKDADGKEYDIYGMKTDSLGQEVAAGKTITGNIYFEIPASLEKGWMNYVFQMDQEPVAEWLLSFPGK; encoded by the coding sequence ATGAAAAAAATTATAATGACAATACTCGCGACATTGCTCCTTTCTGTGGTTTTGGTAGGTTGTGGCAATAGCGAAGAGACCGATTTGAATAAAGCATTAGGAGCTAAGGAAATGACTGTAACACCAACAAAAGTGACGCGTGAAAAAGCAGCGACTGATCGCAAGCGTATCTTGAAAATCGAAGTGAAAGTGAAGAACAACACGGAGAAGCCGATCGGTATTGGCGCTGGAAATTTCGCGCTAAAAGATGCTGATGGCAAGGAATATGATATTTATGGTATGAAAACGGATAGCCTTGGTCAGGAAGTAGCCGCTGGCAAAACAATTACTGGGAATATCTATTTTGAAATTCCTGCGAGTCTTGAAAAAGGTTGGATGAACTATGTTTTCCAAATGGATCAAGAACCTGTGGCTGAATGGTTACTTTCATTCCCTGGTAAATGA
- a CDS encoding sugar transferase, translating to MEEKEWRYRVLDVSIATLALIISAPVLLLIMLIIKLSDIKAPVFFKQSRIGKDQKPFYMYKFRSMVVDAEKQKASLLAQNEVAGCMFKMKEDPRITKIGKILRKTSLDEFPQLLNVLQGHMSVVGPRPPLPDEVADYTSYDKLRLLVKPGCTGLWQVSGRNNLSFKEMVELDLRYIKNRSLRFNFVILMKTWRELTGKGSGI from the coding sequence ATAGAGGAAAAAGAATGGCGTTATCGTGTCTTAGATGTCTCCATCGCAACACTAGCGCTCATTATTAGTGCCCCGGTGCTTCTCTTGATCATGCTCATCATCAAATTAAGCGATATAAAAGCACCCGTTTTTTTCAAGCAGAGTCGTATTGGAAAAGATCAAAAGCCGTTCTACATGTACAAATTTCGGTCGATGGTTGTGGATGCGGAGAAACAAAAAGCAAGCCTTTTAGCGCAAAATGAAGTGGCCGGCTGCATGTTCAAAATGAAAGAAGATCCGCGTATTACGAAAATCGGTAAAATTTTACGAAAAACAAGCCTCGATGAATTTCCACAACTGTTAAACGTATTGCAAGGTCATATGAGCGTCGTTGGCCCGCGTCCACCGTTACCAGATGAAGTGGCAGACTATACAAGCTATGACAAGTTGCGTTTACTTGTGAAACCAGGCTGTACAGGATTATGGCAAGTAAGTGGTCGCAATAACTTAAGCTTCAAAGAAATGGTCGAACTAGACCTGCGTTACATCAAAAATCGCTCCCTGCGCTTCAATTTCGTTATTTTAATGAAAACATGGCGCGAACTCACTGGAAAAGGAAGTGGGATATAG
- a CDS encoding WecB/TagA/CpsF family glycosyltransferase, with product MANRIRFLEANLDTLNFNETIDQIEVYIKNRTPVHHTGVNADKINLMKKNPRFKRIINEAALINPDGMSVVLAAKLLRKPALERVAGIDVMLHLLEQAAIKGYRVYFLGTSEAILDKLIAKVKRDYPTLPIAGYHHGFFNEAQEEDVVAQVKASDADLLFVALPSPQKEFFVDQYMDEMGVPVSIGVGGSFDVIAGELKRAPKWMQRCSLEWVYRMMQEPKRLAKRYVVGNLVFLDHVLREKRTRKRPA from the coding sequence GTGGCAAACCGTATTCGATTTTTAGAAGCTAACTTGGATACCCTGAATTTTAACGAAACGATCGATCAAATAGAAGTTTATATTAAAAATCGCACACCGGTGCATCATACTGGCGTCAATGCAGACAAGATTAATCTGATGAAAAAAAATCCGCGGTTCAAACGAATTATCAATGAGGCGGCGCTAATTAATCCCGATGGTATGTCCGTGGTATTGGCGGCGAAACTACTCAGGAAACCTGCGCTCGAACGTGTGGCGGGAATCGATGTGATGCTACATCTTCTTGAACAAGCGGCTATAAAAGGATACCGTGTCTATTTTCTAGGTACGAGTGAAGCCATTCTTGATAAACTGATTGCCAAAGTGAAGCGCGATTATCCGACGTTACCGATTGCCGGCTACCATCATGGCTTTTTCAATGAAGCGCAGGAGGAAGATGTTGTGGCGCAGGTTAAAGCGAGCGACGCAGACCTATTATTTGTCGCGTTACCAAGCCCGCAAAAGGAATTCTTCGTAGATCAGTACATGGATGAGATGGGCGTGCCAGTTTCGATTGGCGTTGGCGGGAGTTTTGACGTCATTGCTGGTGAATTGAAACGAGCGCCAAAATGGATGCAACGATGCAGCTTGGAATGGGTGTACCGCATGATGCAAGAACCGAAGCGACTCGCAAAACGATATGTCGTCGGAAACCTCGTGTTTTTAGATCATGTGCTAAGAGAGAAACGAACGCGTAAAAGACCAGCCTAG
- a CDS encoding glycosyltransferase family 4 protein, giving the protein MRILMFGPDRTTKGGIATVIANFQNHFSSSDNTIFYAESWKEGSLFRRTFYSALGILSLPFRIIGKKIDLVHIHMAQDGSYFRKAIATRIAKLCGRKVLLHIHGSHFDQYHQMSGPRLQKHVLQTLRKADKIIVLNEDVQTYFAAYGIPMEIVQNAVPIPEPSEKPVERTQISSFGQLGERKGTYDILQVAERLQDEHPETLIYLYGDGDTKQAQAIITQKQLNNVRIGGWITAEEKEQAMQQTLIHLLPSYQEGLPMAILETMARGIPNISTYVGGIPDVMEQGKDGLLIEPGDQDALYDAMSFLIEQEEERSKMGAAAAHKIKSAFSMPAYNRKWDQIYTEWNE; this is encoded by the coding sequence ATGAGAATCCTAATGTTTGGTCCAGATCGGACGACGAAGGGCGGGATTGCGACGGTGATTGCAAACTTTCAAAATCATTTCAGCTCCTCGGACAACACGATATTTTATGCAGAAAGTTGGAAAGAAGGCAGCTTGTTCCGGCGTACTTTTTACTCGGCGCTAGGCATTCTATCTTTGCCATTTCGAATCATAGGCAAGAAAATCGACTTGGTGCATATCCACATGGCGCAAGACGGCAGCTATTTTCGTAAGGCCATCGCGACAAGGATAGCAAAACTGTGTGGGAGAAAAGTATTGTTGCATATTCATGGCTCTCACTTCGATCAGTATCATCAAATGAGTGGACCGCGACTACAAAAACACGTGCTGCAAACCTTGCGAAAAGCAGACAAGATCATCGTGCTAAATGAAGACGTGCAAACTTATTTTGCGGCATATGGAATACCGATGGAAATCGTCCAAAATGCGGTTCCAATTCCAGAACCTAGCGAGAAACCGGTAGAACGCACACAAATAAGCAGTTTTGGACAACTCGGCGAACGAAAGGGCACGTACGATATTTTACAAGTAGCGGAACGTTTACAAGACGAGCATCCTGAGACTCTCATCTATCTGTATGGGGATGGTGACACAAAGCAAGCGCAAGCGATCATCACGCAAAAACAACTGAACAACGTACGCATTGGCGGTTGGATAACAGCGGAAGAAAAAGAACAGGCGATGCAACAAACGCTCATTCACTTGTTACCGTCTTATCAAGAAGGTTTACCGATGGCGATACTTGAGACAATGGCTCGCGGGATACCAAATATTAGTACGTATGTTGGTGGTATTCCAGATGTTATGGAGCAAGGCAAAGACGGCTTACTCATCGAACCTGGAGATCAAGATGCGCTTTATGATGCCATGTCCTTTTTGATAGAACAAGAAGAGGAGCGGAGCAAAATGGGCGCGGCGGCCGCACACAAAATCAAGTCGGCGTTTTCGATGCCAGCCTATAACCGGAAATGGGATCAAATTTATACAGAATGGAATGAATAG